In the genome of Pseudomonadota bacterium, one region contains:
- a CDS encoding ABC transporter permease, protein MSGWLLIIAVMLAAIPLAWAGRLAAQQVTGNAPRWRDMGLSVAWGYVIGALIILYLLYTYYLALTAERTPVDSYFFFRNAVHGFVIFAVAAWLFRLLGRHVGTEGTKKLFRTMPVTAAFGILMILIYAIVSIFAGVIAPYGQEEVLASANVVPGGNPAVGGDPEFPLGTDQIGRDILSRLIYGAQNTVGIAFVTTLLAFFIGGSLGFLAAVLQGWLDQVISRAVDVLMAIPALIFALLLMTIATVWANEFGINRTYFMVIIIAVIDSTRVFRLARAVGLNIVVMDYIEAAKLRGEGLSYLIFKEILPNATAPLLAEFGLRFCFVFLTIASLSFLGVGIQPPLADWGTMVRDLAQFINFAAFAPQVATAPLLAAGAIALLTVAVNFVVDWMLYKSSGLKE, encoded by the coding sequence ATGAGCGGCTGGCTTCTGATCATCGCGGTCATGCTGGCCGCGATCCCGCTGGCCTGGGCCGGGCGGCTGGCGGCGCAGCAAGTGACGGGCAACGCGCCACGCTGGCGCGACATGGGTCTGAGCGTGGCGTGGGGCTACGTGATCGGCGCGCTGATCATCCTCTACCTGCTTTACACCTACTACCTCGCGCTCACGGCGGAGCGGACGCCGGTGGACAGCTATTTCTTCTTTCGCAACGCCGTCCATGGCTTCGTGATCTTCGCGGTGGCGGCGTGGCTTTTCCGGCTTCTCGGGCGGCACGTAGGCACAGAAGGCACCAAGAAGCTCTTTCGGACCATGCCTGTGACGGCGGCCTTCGGGATCCTGATGATCCTGATCTACGCCATCGTGTCGATCTTCGCGGGCGTGATCGCTCCCTACGGGCAGGAGGAGGTGCTCGCCAGCGCCAATGTCGTGCCCGGGGGCAACCCGGCCGTGGGCGGCGATCCGGAATTCCCCCTCGGCACCGACCAGATCGGGCGCGATATCCTTTCTCGTCTCATCTACGGCGCGCAGAACACGGTGGGCATCGCCTTCGTGACGACGCTGCTGGCGTTCTTCATCGGGGGCTCGCTCGGGTTCCTCGCGGCAGTGCTGCAAGGCTGGCTCGACCAGGTGATCAGCCGCGCGGTGGATGTCCTCATGGCGATCCCGGCGCTGATCTTCGCGCTGCTCCTGATGACGATTGCCACGGTCTGGGCCAACGAGTTCGGCATCAACCGGACGTATTTTATGGTCATCATCATCGCGGTGATCGATTCTACGCGCGTCTTCCGTCTGGCGCGGGCGGTGGGGCTCAACATCGTGGTGATGGACTATATCGAGGCGGCCAAGCTTCGGGGCGAGGGGCTGAGCTACCTGATCTTCAAGGAGATCCTTCCTAATGCCACGGCGCCGCTATTGGCCGAATTTGGGCTGCGCTTCTGCTTTGTCTTTCTCACCATCGCCTCGCTGAGCTTCCTTGGCGTGGGCATCCAGCCGCCGCTGGCGGACTGGGGCACGATGGTCCGCGATCTCGCACAGTTCATCAACTTCGCGGCCTTCGCGCCGCAGGTGGCCACGGCGCCGCTCCTCGCCGCGGGCGCCATTGCGCTCCTGACGGTGGCGGTGAACTTCGTGGTGGACTGGATGCTCTACAAGTCTTCGGGGCTGAAGGAGTAG
- a CDS encoding ABC transporter permease, with protein sequence MGSVGTIILQRLALGVLTLFVVSIVIFVSVNALPGDFAQAILGQGATPEAVTAFREDLGLNRPYLERYLTWLVDAVRLDFGTAYSQAQFAEFAGGAAGTGLGTVAEMLGPRFQNTMFLAGVTAAIAVPLSLTIGVLAALFRNSIFDRVANISTLTSISSPEFFLAYVLILVLAVMNPMLPSLSVVNTDMTFGQRLNATLLPALTLTLVVTAHMMRMTRAAIINLLASPYIEMARLKGMRPMRVIVRHALPNALAPIINVIALNLAYLITGVVVVEVVFVYPGIGQLFVDSVKNRDIPVVQACCLIFAAAYILLNLMADILSIISNPRLRHPK encoded by the coding sequence TTGGGGTCTGTAGGAACCATCATCCTGCAGCGATTGGCACTCGGGGTGCTGACGCTGTTTGTCGTTTCAATCGTCATCTTCGTGTCGGTGAATGCCCTTCCGGGGGATTTCGCTCAGGCCATTCTCGGCCAGGGCGCGACGCCGGAGGCGGTGACGGCGTTTCGCGAAGATCTGGGCCTGAACAGACCCTATCTCGAGCGCTACCTGACGTGGCTCGTGGATGCCGTGCGGCTCGATTTCGGCACGGCCTATAGCCAGGCGCAGTTCGCCGAATTCGCAGGCGGCGCGGCGGGCACCGGCCTGGGCACCGTGGCCGAGATGCTCGGCCCCCGCTTCCAGAACACCATGTTCCTCGCGGGCGTGACGGCTGCCATCGCGGTGCCGCTCTCACTCACGATCGGGGTGCTCGCGGCGCTCTTCCGGAATTCGATCTTCGACCGCGTGGCCAACATCTCCACGCTGACGTCGATCTCCTCGCCAGAATTCTTCCTCGCCTACGTGCTCATCCTCGTCCTCGCGGTGATGAACCCGATGCTGCCCTCGCTTTCGGTGGTGAACACGGACATGACCTTCGGGCAGCGGCTCAACGCGACGCTTCTGCCCGCTCTCACGCTGACGCTCGTGGTGACCGCGCACATGATGCGCATGACGCGGGCCGCGATCATCAACCTGCTCGCCTCGCCCTATATCGAGATGGCGCGGCTCAAGGGGATGCGGCCCATGCGGGTGATCGTGCGCCATGCGCTTCCCAATGCGCTGGCGCCTATCATCAACGTGATCGCGCTTAACCTCGCCTACCTGATCACGGGCGTCGTGGTCGTCGAGGTCGTCTTTGTCTATCCCGGCATCGGGCAGCTCTTCGTCGATAGCGTGAAGAACCGGGACATCCCTGTGGTGCAGGCCTGCTGCCTCATCTTCGCGGCGGCGTACATCCTGCTCAACCTGATGGCCGACATCCTGAGCATCATCTCCAATCCACGACTGAGGCACCCGAAATGA
- the pip gene encoding prolyl aminopeptidase has translation MDKEAGHKRAVQYLYPPRDPFDQRVLDVGDGHRVYVEQCGKPDGIPVVVLHGGPGGGCSPAMRRYFDPSKYRVVLFDQRGCGRSRPHASVEANTTWHLVQDIELIRETLGINRWIVFGGSWGATLSLIYAQTHPVRAAALVLRGVFLMTQAELDWFYGGGAGKFWPDVWEKFTRLIPEDERDDFIEAYNRRLFSGDVMLETRFARAWSAWENALASMASDGATGESPAEYARAFARLENHYFKNLGFLSEDQQILNRMDKLVHIPGHIVQGRYDMICPPSAAHALAAAWPKGKLQMIPRAGHALSEPGISAALVQVMDRYALSPEALEL, from the coding sequence ATGGACAAAGAGGCAGGCCATAAGCGCGCGGTGCAATACCTCTACCCGCCCCGTGACCCCTTCGACCAGCGCGTGCTGGACGTGGGTGATGGTCACCGTGTCTATGTCGAGCAATGCGGCAAGCCCGACGGGATTCCCGTTGTCGTCCTCCATGGTGGGCCGGGCGGCGGGTGCAGCCCCGCCATGCGGCGGTATTTCGATCCATCCAAATATCGCGTGGTGCTCTTCGATCAGCGCGGCTGCGGGCGCTCGCGGCCCCATGCGAGCGTGGAGGCCAATACCACGTGGCACCTCGTGCAGGATATCGAGCTGATCCGGGAGACACTCGGCATCAATCGCTGGATCGTCTTCGGCGGCTCCTGGGGCGCGACGCTCTCGCTGATCTACGCCCAAACCCACCCGGTGCGCGCCGCGGCGCTCGTGCTGCGCGGGGTCTTCCTGATGACGCAGGCGGAGCTCGACTGGTTCTACGGCGGCGGCGCGGGGAAATTCTGGCCGGATGTCTGGGAGAAGTTCACCCGGCTCATCCCGGAGGATGAGCGCGACGATTTCATCGAGGCCTACAACCGGCGGCTCTTCTCGGGCGATGTCATGCTCGAGACCCGCTTTGCCCGGGCCTGGTCGGCCTGGGAAAATGCGCTGGCCTCCATGGCCTCGGATGGCGCCACGGGTGAAAGCCCCGCGGAATATGCCCGCGCCTTTGCCCGGCTGGAAAATCATTACTTCAAGAACCTGGGCTTCCTGAGCGAGGACCAGCAGATCCTCAACCGGATGGACAAGCTGGTCCACATCCCCGGCCACATCGTGCAGGGACGCTATGATATGATCTGCCCGCCAAGCGCGGCCCATGCGCTCGCGGCGGCCTGGCCCAAGGGCAAGCTCCAGATGATCCCGCGCGCGGGGCACGCGCTCTCGGAGCCCGGGATCTCGGCGGCGCTCGTGCAGGTGATGGATCGCTACGCGCTGTCTCCGGAGGCGCTGGAGCTCTGA
- the ubiG gene encoding bifunctional 2-polyprenyl-6-hydroxyphenol methylase/3-demethylubiquinol 3-O-methyltransferase UbiG: MQASPSTVDAGEIAKFEAIAADWWDLEGMFKPLHMLNPTRLDYITGQIAAEYGRDLREARPFDGLRILDIGCGGGLLCEPMARLGAEVVGADAAEKNIAVARIHAEQTGLEIDYRPTTAESLAAAGEAFDVVLNMEVIEHVADPQAFLDACAALVRPGGLHLCSTLNRTRKSYALAIIGAEHIMKWLPKGTHDWSKFVTPEELFEMLEDAGLAPVDRTGMVFDPLRWSWSLSATDLSVNYITTARKG, encoded by the coding sequence ATGCAAGCGAGCCCCAGCACGGTCGATGCCGGAGAAATCGCAAAATTCGAGGCGATTGCCGCCGATTGGTGGGACCTCGAGGGCATGTTCAAGCCGCTGCACATGCTCAATCCAACGCGGCTCGACTACATTACCGGCCAGATCGCGGCGGAATACGGCCGGGATCTGAGGGAAGCGCGCCCCTTCGACGGGCTGCGCATTCTCGATATCGGCTGCGGTGGCGGGCTTCTCTGCGAGCCGATGGCGCGACTGGGGGCCGAGGTCGTGGGCGCGGACGCCGCTGAAAAGAACATCGCCGTGGCCCGCATCCATGCCGAGCAGACCGGGCTCGAGATCGATTACCGCCCCACCACTGCCGAGAGCCTCGCCGCGGCGGGCGAGGCCTTCGATGTCGTCCTCAACATGGAAGTCATCGAGCACGTGGCTGATCCGCAGGCCTTCCTCGATGCCTGCGCCGCCCTCGTGCGGCCCGGCGGGCTCCACCTCTGCTCGACGCTCAACAGGACGCGAAAGAGCTACGCGCTCGCGATCATCGGGGCCGAGCACATCATGAAGTGGCTACCCAAGGGCACCCATGACTGGAGCAAGTTCGTCACGCCCGAAGAGCTTTTCGAGATGCTGGAGGACGCGGGGCTCGCACCCGTGGACCGCACCGGTATGGTCTTCGATCCCCTGCGCTGGAGCTGGTCGCTCTCGGCCACGGACCTCTCGGTGAACTACATCACGACGGCCCGGAAAGGCTGA
- a CDS encoding MarR family winged helix-turn-helix transcriptional regulator gives MSTKTDPLPVAVFSEILVIDQMVRNRVTKALPKGMELSHFSVLNHLARAQGERTPAQLAKTFHVTRGAMTNTLARLEWAGFVHIRPDWEDARRKMVAISPAGRAARDSAMSAIGPIISEAVGHAGTEEVRRLLPVLREMRRGLTEAEEETVAPRA, from the coding sequence ATGTCGACCAAGACCGATCCGCTTCCCGTGGCCGTCTTCTCCGAGATCCTCGTGATCGACCAGATGGTGCGCAACCGCGTGACGAAGGCGCTGCCCAAGGGGATGGAGCTCAGCCACTTCTCCGTTCTCAATCATCTGGCGCGCGCGCAAGGAGAGCGGACGCCCGCGCAGTTGGCCAAGACATTCCACGTCACGCGGGGCGCGATGACGAACACGCTCGCGCGGCTCGAATGGGCGGGTTTCGTCCATATCCGCCCCGATTGGGAGGATGCACGGCGCAAGATGGTGGCGATCAGCCCCGCGGGCCGTGCGGCGCGCGACAGCGCCATGTCGGCCATCGGGCCCATCATCAGCGAGGCGGTGGGCCATGCTGGCACCGAGGAAGTGCGCAGGCTCCTGCCAGTGCTGCGGGAGATGCGCCGCGGCCTCACGGAAGCCGAGGAAGAGACAGTCGCGCCTCGCGCCTAG
- a CDS encoding carbon-nitrogen hydrolase family protein has product MRAALLQMTSTPDVAANTAAMVAAVAEAKAGGADMLLTPEVSNCLGAPRAEQDALLHEEADDPTLRAVQEAAAEHGLWVLIGSLALKSGDPEGRLANRSFLIDAVGVVQARYDKIHMFDVALSAEETYTESAAYRPGMEAVLPETPWGKVGLSICYDLRFPHLYRALAQAGADILTVPSAFSRPTGRAHWEVLLRARAIETGAFVLAPAQTGVHGESKSGPRATHGHGLAVAPWGEVLLDMGEAPGLAFVDLDLGQVAAARRKIAALTHDRTFHGP; this is encoded by the coding sequence ATGCGCGCCGCGCTTCTGCAGATGACCTCGACGCCCGATGTCGCCGCCAACACCGCGGCGATGGTGGCGGCGGTGGCGGAGGCCAAGGCGGGCGGCGCGGATATGCTGCTCACGCCCGAAGTGTCGAATTGCCTCGGCGCGCCAAGGGCCGAACAGGATGCGCTTCTGCACGAAGAGGCCGACGACCCGACCCTGAGGGCGGTGCAGGAGGCGGCGGCGGAACACGGGCTCTGGGTCCTCATCGGCTCGCTCGCGCTGAAATCCGGCGATCCTGAAGGCCGCCTCGCGAACCGCTCCTTCCTCATCGACGCCGTCGGCGTGGTGCAGGCGCGCTACGACAAGATCCACATGTTCGACGTCGCGCTCAGCGCGGAAGAAACCTACACCGAGAGCGCCGCCTATCGCCCGGGCATGGAAGCCGTTCTGCCCGAGACGCCGTGGGGCAAGGTCGGGCTGAGTATCTGCTATGATTTGCGCTTTCCCCATCTTTACCGCGCACTGGCGCAGGCGGGGGCGGATATCCTCACGGTCCCGTCCGCGTTTTCGCGGCCCACGGGCCGTGCCCATTGGGAGGTGTTATTGCGCGCGCGAGCCATCGAAACGGGCGCGTTTGTCCTCGCGCCTGCGCAGACGGGCGTGCATGGCGAGAGCAAATCCGGCCCCCGCGCCACTCACGGGCATGGCCTGGCGGTAGCCCCCTGGGGCGAGGTGCTCCTCGACATGGGTGAGGCGCCCGGCCTCGCTTTCGTCGATCTGGACCTGGGGCAGGTTGCCGCCGCGCGTCGTAAAATCGCGGCGCTCACCCATGACAGGACGTTCCACGGGCCTTAG
- the grxC gene encoding glutaredoxin 3, protein MQPVEIYTTKLCGFCHSAKRLLSSKGVSFTEIDVGREPEKRAEMMQRANGGRTVPQIFVGETHVGGCDDLYDLETRGKLDALLKG, encoded by the coding sequence ATGCAACCCGTCGAAATCTACACCACGAAGCTTTGCGGCTTCTGCCACTCCGCCAAGCGCCTGCTCAGCTCCAAGGGCGTGAGCTTCACCGAGATCGATGTGGGCCGTGAGCCTGAGAAGCGCGCGGAGATGATGCAGCGCGCCAATGGCGGGCGCACGGTGCCGCAGATCTTCGTGGGCGAGACCCATGTGGGCGGCTGCGATGATCTCTACGACCTCGAGACCCGGGGCAAGCTCGACGCTCTGCTAAAGGGCTGA
- a CDS encoding double zinc ribbon domain-containing protein has protein sequence MVPLGGSCMLLAQRALKLIYPSQCIGCGAAVERDFALCGACWRDTPFLHGVTCDGCAAPLPGGEPGEVALCDECLKAPRAWEKGRAALAYDGRARQLVMTLKRQERADIFRAAGHWMAGRACDVIFEDTVLVPVPLHWTRLLQRRYNQAALLARAVGREVERPTSLDALRRVRRTRALHKQSYASRYEILADAIRPASKGRSLVGRAVLLIDDVMTSGATLTAAAEAAHEAGARRVDVLTLARAARAL, from the coding sequence ATGGTGCCCCTCGGGGGGTCCTGCATGCTTCTGGCCCAGCGCGCGCTCAAGCTCATCTACCCGTCGCAGTGCATCGGCTGCGGCGCGGCCGTGGAGCGCGATTTCGCGCTTTGCGGGGCCTGCTGGCGAGACACGCCTTTTCTTCACGGTGTGACCTGCGACGGCTGCGCCGCACCGCTTCCCGGCGGCGAGCCCGGCGAAGTGGCGCTCTGCGATGAATGCCTGAAGGCGCCCCGCGCCTGGGAAAAGGGACGCGCGGCGCTGGCCTATGACGGGCGCGCGCGGCAACTCGTGATGACGCTGAAGCGCCAGGAGCGGGCCGACATCTTCCGCGCCGCGGGGCACTGGATGGCGGGGCGTGCGTGCGATGTGATCTTCGAGGATACGGTTCTTGTCCCCGTGCCGCTCCATTGGACGCGCTTGCTCCAGCGCCGCTACAATCAGGCCGCGCTTCTCGCGCGGGCCGTGGGGCGAGAGGTGGAGCGGCCCACTTCGCTCGATGCGCTTCGCCGCGTGCGGCGCACGCGCGCGCTTCACAAGCAGAGCTATGCGAGCCGCTACGAGATCCTCGCCGACGCGATCCGCCCGGCTTCGAAGGGTCGCTCTCTGGTGGGGCGTGCCGTGCTCCTGATTGATGACGTGATGACCTCCGGCGCCACGCTAACCGCGGCTGCCGAGGCCGCGCACGAAGCCGGCGCGCGGCGGGTGGACGTCCTGACACTAGCGCGGGCCGCGCGGGCGCTCTAG
- the hemH gene encoding ferrochelatase → MKMFDAKAQDDVARCPVHAPADHPLVKPAKVGILLANLGTPDNYDYWSMRRYLGEFLSDKRVIDYSPWIWQPLLQLVILTKRPFSSGEAYKSIWNEEQGESPLMTITKDQTAKIKAEMEAEYGGQVMVDFCMRYGNPSTKSKVREMVEAGCQKILFFPLYPHYAGATSATACDQFFRVLMQEKWQPIARVVEPYYEHPMYIDALAQSIERAHAKMETRPDILVCSYHGVPKRYLMEGDPYHCQCQKTTRLLKERLGWDDTDIVTTFQSRFGPEEWLKPYTVEEVARLAEQGKKNIAVCAPAFSADCIETLEEINEEIAESFEEAGGEHFTYIPCLNDDAAHISALSEIIRTNLKGWV, encoded by the coding sequence ATGAAAATGTTCGACGCCAAAGCGCAAGACGACGTAGCCCGCTGCCCCGTCCACGCGCCCGCAGACCACCCGCTCGTGAAGCCCGCGAAGGTCGGCATCTTGCTGGCCAATCTCGGCACGCCGGACAATTACGATTACTGGTCCATGCGCCGCTACCTGGGCGAGTTTCTCAGCGACAAGCGCGTCATCGACTACAGCCCCTGGATCTGGCAGCCCCTCCTGCAGCTCGTGATCCTGACGAAGCGGCCTTTCTCCTCGGGCGAGGCCTATAAATCGATCTGGAACGAAGAGCAGGGCGAAAGCCCGCTCATGACGATCACCAAGGACCAAACCGCCAAGATCAAGGCGGAGATGGAAGCGGAGTATGGCGGCCAGGTGATGGTCGATTTCTGCATGCGCTACGGCAATCCCTCCACCAAGTCGAAGGTGCGCGAGATGGTGGAAGCGGGCTGTCAGAAGATCCTCTTCTTCCCGCTCTACCCGCATTACGCTGGCGCCACATCGGCCACCGCCTGCGATCAGTTCTTCCGCGTGCTCATGCAGGAGAAATGGCAGCCCATCGCGCGGGTGGTGGAGCCCTATTACGAGCACCCGATGTATATCGACGCGCTCGCGCAATCCATCGAACGCGCCCATGCCAAGATGGAGACGCGGCCCGATATCCTCGTCTGCTCCTATCATGGGGTGCCGAAGCGCTACCTCATGGAGGGCGATCCTTACCACTGCCAGTGCCAAAAGACGACGCGCCTCCTCAAGGAGCGGCTCGGTTGGGATGACACCGATATCGTGACCACGTTCCAGAGCCGCTTCGGCCCCGAGGAATGGCTTAAGCCTTACACGGTCGAGGAGGTCGCGCGGCTGGCGGAGCAAGGCAAGAAGAACATCGCCGTCTGCGCGCCGGCCTTCTCAGCGGACTGCATCGAGACGCTCGAGGAGATCAACGAGGAGATCGCGGAGAGCTTTGAGGAAGCGGGGGGTGAGCACTTCACCTACATCCCCTGCCTCAACGACGACGCCGCCCACATTTCCGCGCTGAGCGAGATCATCCGCACCAACTTGAAGGGCTGGGTCTAG
- a CDS encoding L,D-transpeptidase, with product MTQDRFARRSFLAGSTALLAAPALGQNAADTTEFESDVAGANKRNISSFRTLDWRPYFDSTRGGAILVDLESRALHYWSEDQAIYKLYPTSVPLSEDLTRRGRTSVIRKVEGPSWRPTPAMRQRNPEWPEFVGPGPDNPLGTHALYLSWTYYRIHGTHDTRKIGRRSSNGCIGLYNEHIAELFALVDNGAQVLLI from the coding sequence ATGACACAAGACAGGTTCGCCCGCCGGAGTTTTCTCGCCGGGAGCACCGCGCTTCTCGCCGCGCCCGCGCTGGGCCAGAATGCGGCGGATACGACGGAATTCGAGAGCGATGTGGCCGGGGCCAACAAGCGCAATATCTCGAGCTTCCGCACGCTCGATTGGCGCCCCTATTTCGACAGCACGCGGGGCGGCGCCATTCTCGTGGATCTCGAGAGCCGGGCCTTGCATTACTGGTCCGAGGACCAGGCGATCTACAAGCTTTACCCGACCTCGGTTCCGCTGAGCGAGGATCTCACACGCCGGGGCCGCACAAGTGTGATCCGCAAGGTGGAAGGCCCATCCTGGCGGCCAACGCCCGCCATGCGGCAGCGCAATCCGGAATGGCCGGAATTCGTCGGGCCGGGCCCCGACAACCCGCTCGGCACCCACGCGCTCTATCTCAGCTGGACCTACTATCGCATCCACGGGACCCACGACACGCGCAAGATCGGGCGGCGGTCATCCAATGGCTGCATCGGCCTCTACAATGAACATATCGCTGAACTTTTCGCTCTCGTGGACAATGGCGCGCAGGTGTTGCTTATTTGA
- a CDS encoding CAP domain-containing protein, translated as MLDRRLVLLGLPALLAACGGGGPVPVDANGNPLRRVYRIRDAEMGDIQFRMLDGVNALRSARGAGAVQLNAELNAAAATHSRDMAVQNRPWHFGSDGSSPVDRLARVGYNGTLIGETISETFETELETLAAWMQAANTRNVILDPRARDLGFFGFQEQNGKIWWTLVLATPAASLEVA; from the coding sequence ATGCTCGACCGCCGTCTCGTTCTTCTCGGTCTGCCCGCGCTTTTGGCCGCCTGTGGCGGTGGGGGCCCCGTCCCCGTGGACGCCAACGGCAATCCGCTCCGCCGCGTCTACCGCATCCGCGACGCGGAGATGGGCGATATCCAGTTTCGCATGCTCGACGGCGTCAACGCTCTGCGCTCGGCGCGCGGGGCGGGCGCGGTGCAGCTCAATGCGGAGCTCAACGCCGCCGCCGCCACCCATTCCCGCGACATGGCCGTGCAGAACAGGCCTTGGCATTTCGGGTCCGACGGCTCCTCGCCCGTAGATCGCCTTGCCCGCGTGGGCTATAACGGCACCCTCATCGGCGAGACAATCTCCGAGACCTTCGAGACCGAGCTCGAAACGCTTGCGGCATGGATGCAGGCCGCCAATACCCGCAATGTCATCCTCGACCCGCGCGCCCGCGATCTCGGCTTCTTCGGGTTTCAGGAGCAGAACGGCAAGATCTGGTGGACCCTCGTCCTCGCCACCCCCGCCGCATCGCTCGAGGTGGCGTAA
- a CDS encoding L,D-transpeptidase family protein — MRAVFTSLMLCAVLALSGCASKFRSYDGPEVTHVMAFKEQRKLVLLHNDQILASYDFELGFAPEGHKEISGDGKTPEGLYMIDRKNPNSDFHLSIGISYPNEADRAFAEAMGESPGGDIFIHGTPRRFRGQPDWTWGCLAVSNREMEDIYAMVNVGTPISIYP, encoded by the coding sequence ATGCGGGCAGTCTTTACCTCACTCATGCTTTGCGCCGTGCTGGCGCTGTCGGGCTGTGCGTCCAAGTTCCGGAGCTATGACGGCCCGGAGGTGACGCATGTGATGGCCTTCAAGGAGCAGCGGAAGCTGGTGCTGCTCCACAATGACCAGATCCTCGCCAGCTACGATTTCGAGCTGGGCTTTGCGCCCGAGGGGCACAAGGAGATCAGCGGCGACGGGAAAACACCCGAAGGCCTCTACATGATCGACCGGAAGAACCCGAATTCGGACTTCCACCTCTCGATCGGGATTTCCTATCCTAACGAGGCGGACCGTGCCTTTGCGGAGGCCATGGGCGAAAGTCCGGGGGGAGACATCTTCATCCATGGCACGCCGCGGCGGTTCCGCGGGCAGCCGGACTGGACCTGGGGGTGCCTCGCCGTGAGCAATCGCGAGATGGAGGACATCTACGCGATGGTGAACGTGGGTACGCCGATCAGCATCTACCCCTGA
- a CDS encoding ion transporter, which translates to MQATLQTWLERPLVTNVIMGVIIFNAIILGLETSQPIMAAAGDLILALDRACLAIFTAEIALKLFAYRGKFFRSGWNLFDLAVVGIALVPTTGGLSVLRALRILRVLRLISVAPQLRRVVEGFVSALPGMGSVFLLMGMMFYIGAVMATKLFGLGCPACTPEQAMQFDAWFGTLGRSLYTLFQIMTLESWSMGIVRPVLEVYPMAWAFFVPFIMVTTFAVVNLLVGLIVNSMQDAHAAEANEATDSYRDEVLTRLGEIERKLSEK; encoded by the coding sequence ATGCAAGCGACACTCCAGACATGGCTCGAGCGGCCCCTGGTGACGAATGTCATCATGGGCGTCATCATCTTCAACGCGATCATCCTCGGGCTGGAGACGTCGCAGCCGATCATGGCGGCGGCGGGCGATCTCATCCTCGCGCTGGACCGCGCCTGCCTTGCCATTTTCACCGCCGAGATCGCGCTCAAGCTCTTCGCCTATCGCGGTAAGTTCTTCCGTTCGGGGTGGAACCTCTTCGATCTCGCCGTCGTCGGGATCGCGCTTGTGCCGACGACCGGGGGCCTTTCCGTGCTGCGCGCGCTGCGCATCCTGCGCGTCTTGCGCCTCATCTCTGTGGCGCCGCAGCTCCGCCGCGTGGTGGAGGGCTTCGTGAGCGCGCTGCCGGGCATGGGCTCAGTCTTTCTGCTCATGGGCATGATGTTCTATATCGGCGCGGTCATGGCCACGAAGCTCTTTGGCCTCGGCTGCCCGGCCTGCACGCCCGAGCAGGCGATGCAGTTCGACGCTTGGTTCGGCACGCTGGGGCGCTCGCTCTACACACTCTTCCAGATCATGACGCTGGAGAGCTGGTCCATGGGGATCGTGCGCCCGGTGCTTGAGGTCTATCCGATGGCCTGGGCCTTTTTCGTGCCCTTCATCATGGTAACGACATTCGCGGTGGTGAACCTGCTCGTCGGTCTCATCGTGAATTCCATGCAGGACGCCCATGCCGCGGAGGCCAACGAGGCCACCGACAGCTACCGGGACGAGGTGCTGACCCGGCTCGGCGAAATTGAACGGAAACTGAGCGAAAAATAA